From a single Sorghum bicolor cultivar BTx623 chromosome 5, Sorghum_bicolor_NCBIv3, whole genome shotgun sequence genomic region:
- the LOC8086006 gene encoding expansin-B11, which produces MASSSSFLLAMAALAALFAVGLCGNSVTLTVGKGTTPTYTHLVLVANLPIHELAIREKGAAEFLDDMKESPAKTFTQDSKAPLKGPLSVRFAVKGGGYRNRDEIFPVGLKPGAVINTNIPY; this is translated from the coding sequence ATGGCATCCTCGTCCTCCTTCCTGCTGGCCATGGCAGCGCTGGCAGCATTGTTTGCTGTTGGATTGTGCGGCAACAGTGTGACCTTGACGGTCGGCAAGGGCACTACCCCCACGTACACCCACCTAGTCCTTGTCGCCAACCTCCCCATCCATGAGCTGGCCATCAGAGAAAAGGGCGCCGCGGAATTTTTGGATGACATGAAGGAGTCACCAGCCAAGACCTTTACACAAGACAGCAAGGCACCACTCAAGGGACCCCTCTCCGTCCGCTTTGCTGTGAAGGGTGGTGGCTACCGCAACAGGGATGAGATTTTCCCTGTTGGATTGAAGCCTGGCGCAGTTATCAACACTAACATCCCGTATTGA